A single Vicinamibacterales bacterium DNA region contains:
- a CDS encoding DUF6438 domain-containing protein: protein MKTSAVALLAALSAGPAFAQETVRITLERTPCFGRCPVYTVTIADDGRVTYDGRQFVRVDGAHEWRIDRAAVRALAAEIEKAGFFEMKDEYTALITDHPTTYTEVAIGNRHKRIKDYVSGPAALKEIEKRIDDVSGVARYVSADPAREVRGKDDGLEAALARGDAATVRALLAAGADPRARDDRGVTLVMKAAMSGDPETLRAVLVAGGDPTARDFAGRNAADRARDLLARDSHNPHLAEILRLLTDE from the coding sequence ATGAAGACATCGGCCGTTGCGCTGCTGGCCGCGCTCTCGGCCGGGCCGGCCTTCGCACAGGAGACGGTGCGCATCACGCTCGAGCGGACGCCCTGTTTCGGCAGGTGCCCGGTCTACACGGTGACGATCGCCGACGACGGCCGCGTCACCTACGACGGGCGGCAGTTCGTGCGTGTCGACGGCGCGCACGAGTGGCGCATCGACAGGGCGGCCGTTCGCGCCCTGGCGGCGGAGATCGAGAAGGCCGGCTTCTTCGAGATGAAGGACGAGTACACCGCGCTGATAACCGATCATCCGACGACGTACACCGAGGTCGCGATCGGCAACCGCCACAAGCGGATCAAGGACTACGTCAGCGGCCCTGCGGCCCTGAAAGAAATCGAGAAGCGGATCGACGACGTGTCCGGCGTGGCGCGCTACGTGAGCGCTGATCCGGCGCGCGAGGTGCGCGGTAAAGACGACGGGCTCGAGGCTGCGCTCGCCCGCGGCGACGCGGCCACCGTACGCGCCCTGCTCGCCGCCGGCGCCGATCCCCGCGCCCGCGACGACCGCGGCGTCACGCTGGTGATGAAGGCGGCAATGTCGGGCGATCCCGAGACGCTCCGCGCCGTCCTCGTCGCCGGCGGCGATCCGACGGCGCGCGACTTCGCCGGCCGCAACGCCGCCGATCGGGCGCGCGACCTGCTGGCGCGCGATTCCCACAACCCGCACCTCGCGGAAATCCTCCGCCTGCTCACTGACGAATGA
- a CDS encoding GDSL-type esterase/lipase family protein codes for MTARMAGQGMIVSVLMMTALWQTPARVRIVAMGDSTTAGTPAFKSPREMPPDGSGDVTSQYAYWLMKTHPGWDVINQGVNAQRSDAIAARLDEDVIAKKPAVVVIVAGVNDVYQGRPAQDVKDQLAAMYRRARAAGIAVVAGTIIPYNTATPDQNARMQDVNAWIRAQADGGVVTFADTRAAVAAPGDPDRLASSPDGLHPDAAGYHRMADAIAPAIERALKSR; via the coding sequence ATGACGGCGCGGATGGCGGGTCAGGGCATGATTGTCAGCGTGCTGATGATGACCGCGCTATGGCAGACACCGGCGCGGGTTCGCATCGTCGCGATGGGCGACTCGACGACGGCCGGGACGCCGGCGTTCAAGTCGCCGCGGGAGATGCCACCCGATGGCAGCGGCGACGTCACCAGCCAGTACGCCTATTGGCTGATGAAGACGCATCCCGGCTGGGACGTAATCAACCAGGGCGTCAACGCGCAGCGAAGCGACGCCATCGCGGCGCGCCTCGACGAGGACGTCATCGCGAAGAAGCCGGCCGTCGTCGTGATCGTCGCCGGCGTGAACGACGTGTATCAGGGGCGTCCTGCGCAGGACGTCAAGGACCAGCTCGCCGCGATGTATCGTCGCGCCCGCGCCGCCGGCATCGCCGTCGTCGCCGGGACGATCATCCCCTACAACACCGCGACGCCCGATCAGAACGCGCGCATGCAGGACGTCAACGCCTGGATCCGCGCTCAGGCCGACGGCGGTGTCGTCACGTTCGCCGACACGCGCGCCGCTGTCGCGGCGCCGGGCGATCCCGACCGCCTGGCGAGTTCGCCGGACGGCCTGCACCCCGACGCCGCCGGCTACCACCGCATGGCCGACGCGATCGCGCCGGCGATTGAGCGCGCGCTGAAGTCACGCTGA